A genomic window from Caldicellulosiruptor kronotskyensis 2002 includes:
- a CDS encoding NifB/NifX family molybdenum-iron cluster-binding protein has product MKIAVMMVDNQISPHFGGSEKVCIYTVENDNVVAKEYFNMPEHRAGLFAKFIKEKGADVVITGSMGERARYIFDNLGIKYFIGVLGHPDEAVEKLLKGQLKSNESLANEIHEHEEGLHHRSHGHSHQHRHIS; this is encoded by the coding sequence ATGAAAATAGCAGTAATGATGGTAGACAATCAGATAAGTCCACATTTTGGGGGAAGTGAAAAGGTTTGTATATATACAGTCGAAAACGACAATGTTGTAGCAAAAGAATATTTTAACATGCCAGAGCACAGGGCTGGGCTTTTTGCGAAGTTTATAAAGGAAAAAGGAGCAGATGTTGTGATAACAGGTTCGATGGGTGAAAGAGCAAGATATATATTTGACAATCTTGGTATTAAGTATTTCATCGGTGTCTTAGGCCATCCAGATGAAGCAGTTGAAAAGCTATTAAAAGGCCAGCTGAAGTCAAATGAATCACTTGCAAATGAGATCCATGAGCATGAAGAGGGATTGCATCATCGTTCGCATGGACACTCTCACCAGCACCGTCATATTTCATAG
- a CDS encoding Mrp/NBP35 family ATP-binding protein yields the protein MRQNIMHPIPKNEFTDVKKIYAIVSGKGGVGKSLVTSLIAVGLRREGYEVGILDADITGPSIPKMFGVSGAKIDSDSKAIYPVRTHNDIKVMSMNLLFSKEDAPVIWRGPLIAKTIEQFWTEVGWGVLDYLLIDMPPGTGDVALTVFQSLPIDGIIMVTSPQDLVSLIVKKAYNMAKQMDIPIVGIVENMSYAVCPHCGKEINIFGKSKLEEEAEKLNLKVLGRVPIDPQLTALCDSGEIEKAQNLYLDSCIEVLKSELKEE from the coding sequence TTGAGGCAGAATATAATGCATCCAATTCCGAAAAATGAATTTACTGATGTGAAAAAGATATATGCCATTGTCAGTGGCAAAGGTGGGGTTGGGAAGAGTTTGGTTACATCTTTGATTGCTGTTGGTTTGAGAAGAGAAGGTTATGAGGTTGGAATACTTGATGCAGATATAACTGGACCGTCCATTCCCAAGATGTTTGGGGTGAGTGGTGCTAAAATTGACTCAGATTCAAAAGCAATCTATCCTGTGAGAACTCACAATGATATAAAAGTTATGTCAATGAACCTGCTTTTTAGCAAAGAAGATGCTCCTGTTATCTGGAGAGGACCGCTCATTGCAAAAACAATAGAGCAGTTTTGGACGGAAGTTGGCTGGGGTGTTTTAGACTATCTTTTAATTGATATGCCTCCAGGAACAGGTGATGTTGCGCTTACAGTTTTTCAATCTTTGCCGATAGATGGAATTATAATGGTAACTTCACCGCAGGACCTTGTTTCTCTAATAGTGAAAAAGGCATATAACATGGCAAAACAAATGGATATACCAATTGTAGGAATTGTTGAGAACATGAGCTATGCAGTGTGCCCTCATTGTGGCAAAGAAATTAATATTTTTGGCAAAAGCAAGCTTGAAGAAGAGGCAGAAAAGCTGAATTTAAAAGTTTTAGGTCGTGTTCCGATAGACCCGCAACTAACAGCCCTTTGTGACAGTGGCGAAATTGAAAAGGCACAAAATCTGTATTTGGATTCTTGTATAGAGGTTTTAAAAAGTGAGCTTAAAGAAGAATGA
- a CDS encoding glycoside hydrolase family 28 protein, producing MIINITELGAKPDGITFCEGAIQKAIDMCHEKGGGRVVVPAGVYLSRPIELKSNVTLYLEEGAILKASPYIEDYFKIGYYHNEWGDVTSFLFAMNQKNISIDGKGTIDLSGNSFMDFSQAFNIFDELQNLTPEQFEETECKPKFRPNQPIFFYNCGNINLSGISIIDSPCWTVCIHSSKFIKINSIKIVNNLRVPNSDGIHLCSCENAIITSNFFVCGDDCVALSSITNWEKPCENVIVSNCIMQTRSAALRMGHLDSKIKNVIASNLIVLNSNRGIAIFANGKNGYVKHVTISNVTMSTKIFAGTWWGKGEPIVIAAPEEGNLIEDITISNVKAFSENSIVVYGKNKNIKNVTLKDIDIYLSFGKNRPQFAKRIDLLPSECPDFTEYMRKIPWIFAKDTVNLKLLNINYGYGLNSPNKDYDIEGLFENLTNCLFSNVVKSEKFVV from the coding sequence ATGATAATAAATATTACAGAGCTTGGGGCAAAGCCAGATGGAATAACCTTCTGTGAAGGTGCAATTCAAAAAGCAATTGACATGTGCCATGAAAAAGGTGGTGGAAGGGTAGTTGTGCCAGCAGGAGTATACCTTTCAAGACCAATTGAGTTAAAGTCAAATGTGACCCTGTACTTAGAAGAAGGTGCTATCTTAAAAGCATCACCTTATATAGAAGATTACTTTAAAATTGGGTATTATCACAACGAATGGGGAGATGTGACTTCATTTTTATTTGCAATGAACCAAAAAAATATCTCAATCGATGGCAAGGGCACAATTGACCTCTCTGGAAACAGCTTTATGGACTTTTCACAGGCTTTTAACATTTTTGATGAACTTCAAAATCTCACACCTGAGCAGTTTGAAGAAACAGAGTGCAAACCAAAGTTTCGACCAAACCAACCTATATTTTTCTACAACTGTGGAAACATAAATCTTTCTGGAATCTCAATTATAGATTCTCCATGCTGGACAGTTTGCATTCACTCTTCAAAGTTCATCAAGATAAACTCAATAAAGATTGTGAACAATCTTAGAGTCCCAAATAGTGATGGAATTCACCTTTGTTCATGTGAAAATGCTATTATTACAAGCAACTTTTTTGTATGCGGTGACGACTGCGTTGCTTTAAGTAGCATCACCAACTGGGAAAAGCCATGTGAAAATGTGATTGTCTCAAACTGCATCATGCAAACACGCTCTGCAGCTTTGAGAATGGGCCATTTAGATAGTAAGATCAAAAATGTAATTGCTTCAAACCTTATAGTCCTAAACTCTAACAGAGGCATAGCAATATTTGCAAATGGCAAAAATGGATACGTAAAGCATGTGACCATTTCAAATGTGACAATGTCAACCAAAATTTTTGCAGGTACATGGTGGGGAAAAGGTGAACCCATTGTCATAGCAGCACCAGAAGAAGGAAATTTAATTGAGGATATTACAATATCAAATGTAAAGGCATTTTCTGAAAATAGTATTGTTGTTTATGGTAAAAATAAAAATATTAAAAATGTAACTTTGAAGGACATCGATATATATCTTTCATTTGGGAAAAACAGACCTCAGTTTGCCAAGAGAATTGACCTCCTTCCCAGTGAATGTCCAGATTTTACTGAGTACATGAGAAAAATTCCATGGATATTTGCAAAAGATACTGTAAATCTCAAGCTTTTGAATATAAACTATGGATATGGTTTGAACAGTCCCAATAAAGATTACGATATAGAAGGTCTTTTTGAGAACCTGACAAATTGCCTCTTTTCTAATGTGGTAAAGAGCGAAAAGTTTGTGGTATAA
- a CDS encoding CBS domain-containing protein — translation MLANVINRDFIKLLPTDTVKFALEQMQKRKKSVAVVVDENDFLKGIIVKVDIYRFLSQPGHYETYPVELAMTKAVITASQNDDIKQVAKLLREHDISAVPVVDNGKVIGLIGLEDIVDYFINM, via the coding sequence ATGCTTGCAAATGTTATCAACCGCGATTTTATAAAACTTCTGCCAACTGATACTGTCAAATTTGCACTTGAACAGATGCAAAAAAGAAAAAAAAGTGTTGCAGTTGTGGTAGATGAGAATGATTTTCTCAAAGGTATTATAGTGAAGGTAGATATTTACAGATTTTTGAGTCAGCCGGGACACTATGAAACATACCCTGTTGAGCTTGCCATGACAAAAGCTGTTATTACAGCTTCCCAAAATGATGATATAAAACAGGTGGCAAAACTTCTGCGTGAACATGATATCTCTGCTGTTCCTGTTGTGGATAATGGCAAAGTTATTGGTCTAATTGGACTTGAAGACATAGTTGACTATTTTATCAACATGTAG
- a CDS encoding S-layer homology domain-containing protein, translating into MRKKLLTVILLLGFILVNFGLSSAFAAYKDIPSNASYKQAVEKLNKLGILVYKDYFKPNTAILRGEFAAAIVKISNAEDEANLQKGYSQYPDIKPNTVLCGYVNWAVKKKYMTPMADGKFNPNSPLTFAQATTAIIRMLRYSDSDLSGIWPQNYIDKASELGLIKGINLSASQKVPRWAAALMLSRLLDTEVKSGGNQAQSGQSALSGVSASSQNSSGTKFSEYVGLYKSYVVLDTGKTSSKLLSNEVLTDNGVLVNTTKTQLEVGKKYMLQVDSNKITKVFGTEADSFQIVSTKVSSKTVYYKESGKTKSITLPSSATYYYNGSKQSYDAIENVLKPNQKISFIYSEDRSKVDYIVIKDIYAQEVYGNYDEVLILATPKTSSSLEANQVQTDKGIYFVASSIKPENLEIGAKYGVYIKDDTITTALQKVWVSDKFTIKNIDDYTLDVQQNGKTQKIQLSSKPLYYYQGTKQNYDSLSNVLKEDQILYVSKDPDTGKVMAYVIQDPYGTQYGNYIEAIILQDALLNPALENNQVLTDKGIFYLPNINTKLEIGSKYGVYVKDDKITLVVKKLNTVNLYEITDVVSDTNVKLKSSKGQENIILPQKPVYYYNGNKISYSDLKNALKSGQKIYFGYSKDGKTCEYIVLQDPYSSEYGAYTEVIVLADAVVSDKLSTNEVLTDKGIYAVKSTAGKLIVGAKYGVYIKNDTITKVVKKLNSVDTAEVTEVISDTNVVLKKGSTSSSTFLPQKPVYYYNGSKVDYNSLKNIIKSGQKIYFGYNAAGNSYEYAIIQDPYYDSYGKYVETVILGTYSTTKGLDVDEILTDQGILTLPENQNVNLDLGSKYGLYIDNDNQITLVYKKLNSTEGVTVLSAISNKVTVDKGGSQVDMILPQNITYYYNGSKIDFSTALSKLQMSTSLVFGLSNKKKGYDYCVIFDPVYSKPYIAGDQTYMTLKIGDLDISGSKKFIKDGDVVDYSYIQKYNVVYEVKDIWGKNSYILIVDNKIDCYLKSYQPTRFTPKSIVVSVYDLASGKLVEKTYDISENCDTSWILSDTFKTGQRVYILLGYDGKVVAMVNP; encoded by the coding sequence ATGAGAAAAAAGCTTTTGACAGTCATTTTGCTACTTGGTTTTATACTTGTAAATTTTGGTTTGTCTTCTGCTTTTGCTGCATACAAGGATATTCCATCAAATGCAAGCTACAAACAGGCTGTAGAAAAGTTAAATAAGCTTGGAATTCTTGTTTACAAGGACTATTTCAAGCCGAACACTGCTATCTTACGCGGCGAGTTTGCAGCTGCGATTGTCAAGATTTCAAATGCAGAGGATGAGGCAAATCTTCAGAAAGGATATTCACAGTATCCTGATATAAAGCCAAATACCGTCCTTTGCGGATATGTCAACTGGGCGGTAAAGAAAAAATACATGACACCAATGGCAGATGGCAAGTTTAATCCAAACAGCCCGCTTACCTTTGCCCAGGCAACAACTGCCATTATTAGGATGCTTAGGTACTCTGACTCAGATCTTTCTGGCATCTGGCCGCAAAACTACATCGACAAGGCATCAGAGCTTGGGCTTATAAAAGGAATAAACCTTTCTGCGTCGCAAAAGGTTCCGCGCTGGGCTGCGGCACTGATGTTATCAAGGCTTCTTGACACTGAGGTCAAAAGCGGTGGAAATCAAGCTCAATCTGGCCAGTCAGCTTTAAGTGGCGTATCAGCTTCATCACAAAACAGTAGCGGCACAAAATTTTCTGAGTATGTTGGGCTTTACAAATCGTATGTTGTGCTTGATACCGGCAAAACTTCTTCAAAGCTTCTTTCAAATGAGGTTTTGACAGACAACGGAGTGCTTGTGAACACAACAAAAACGCAACTTGAAGTTGGGAAAAAGTACATGCTTCAGGTCGATAGCAATAAAATCACGAAAGTGTTTGGCACTGAAGCTGACTCTTTCCAGATTGTCAGCACAAAGGTAAGCAGCAAGACTGTATATTACAAGGAAAGTGGAAAGACAAAATCAATAACTTTGCCATCTTCGGCAACATACTATTACAACGGCTCAAAGCAAAGCTATGATGCAATAGAAAATGTGCTAAAACCGAACCAGAAAATAAGCTTTATATATTCTGAAGATAGGAGCAAAGTGGACTATATTGTAATTAAAGACATATATGCACAAGAGGTTTATGGAAACTACGATGAGGTGCTGATTTTGGCAACTCCTAAAACATCATCGTCGTTAGAGGCAAACCAGGTTCAGACAGACAAGGGAATATACTTTGTTGCATCTTCAATAAAACCTGAAAACCTTGAAATTGGAGCAAAGTATGGAGTGTATATAAAAGATGATACAATCACTACAGCTTTGCAAAAAGTGTGGGTATCCGACAAGTTTACAATCAAAAATATAGATGATTACACACTTGATGTTCAGCAAAACGGCAAGACACAGAAGATTCAGCTATCTAGCAAGCCTTTATATTACTATCAGGGAACAAAACAGAACTATGATTCTCTTTCGAACGTTTTAAAAGAAGACCAGATACTCTATGTATCAAAAGACCCTGACACAGGCAAGGTTATGGCATATGTTATTCAAGACCCATACGGCACCCAGTATGGAAACTATATTGAGGCAATAATCCTGCAGGATGCACTTTTAAACCCTGCTTTAGAAAACAATCAGGTTTTAACAGACAAAGGTATATTTTATTTACCTAATATAAACACAAAACTGGAGATTGGCTCAAAGTATGGTGTTTATGTTAAGGATGACAAGATAACATTAGTTGTAAAAAAATTAAATACTGTGAATTTGTATGAGATTACAGATGTTGTTAGTGATACAAATGTAAAGTTAAAATCATCAAAAGGCCAGGAGAACATAATCCTGCCACAAAAACCTGTTTACTACTATAACGGCAATAAAATTAGCTACAGTGATTTGAAAAACGCGTTAAAATCAGGTCAAAAAATCTATTTTGGATACTCAAAGGATGGGAAAACTTGTGAGTATATTGTTCTTCAAGACCCATATTCGTCTGAATACGGTGCATATACAGAGGTTATAGTTCTGGCAGATGCGGTTGTATCTGATAAGTTATCTACAAACGAGGTTTTGACAGACAAAGGAATATATGCTGTTAAATCAACAGCTGGCAAGCTGATAGTTGGAGCAAAGTATGGTGTGTACATCAAGAATGATACAATCACAAAGGTTGTAAAGAAGCTCAACAGCGTCGATACAGCAGAGGTTACAGAGGTTATAAGCGACACAAATGTTGTCCTCAAAAAAGGCAGCACAAGCAGCTCTACTTTCCTGCCACAAAAACCTGTTTATTATTACAATGGAAGTAAGGTTGACTACAATAGTTTGAAAAACATAATAAAATCAGGGCAAAAGATTTATTTTGGATACAACGCAGCAGGAAATTCGTATGAGTATGCAATAATTCAAGACCCATACTACGACAGCTATGGAAAATATGTAGAGACAGTGATTTTGGGGACATATTCAACTACAAAAGGACTTGATGTAGATGAAATTTTAACAGACCAGGGAATTTTGACATTGCCAGAAAACCAGAATGTAAATTTAGATCTTGGATCAAAGTATGGGCTTTATATTGATAATGATAACCAGATAACCCTTGTGTACAAGAAACTTAATTCGACCGAAGGAGTGACAGTGCTTTCTGCCATTTCAAACAAAGTGACAGTTGACAAAGGCGGGAGTCAAGTTGATATGATATTGCCTCAAAATATAACATATTACTATAATGGTTCAAAGATTGATTTTTCAACAGCACTTAGCAAACTTCAGATGTCAACATCGCTTGTGTTTGGGCTTTCAAACAAGAAAAAAGGTTATGACTACTGTGTAATATTTGACCCTGTATACAGCAAACCATACATTGCAGGGGATCAGACATATATGACCCTGAAGATTGGGGATTTGGATATAAGTGGCAGTAAGAAATTTATAAAAGATGGAGATGTTGTAGATTATAGCTATATTCAAAAATATAATGTAGTTTATGAAGTAAAGGATATATGGGGCAAGAATAGTTATATTCTGATAGTGGACAACAAGATAGACTGTTATTTGAAAAGCTACCAGCCGACAAGGTTTACTCCAAAGTCGATAGTTGTGAGTGTGTATGACTTAGCTTCAGGTAAGCTTGTTGAAAAGACGTATGATATAAGCGAAAACTGTGACACCTCATGGATTTTGTCAGATACATTCAAGACGGGGCAAAGAGTATATATTCTTTTGGGCTACGATGGCAAGGTTGTTGCAATGGTAAATCCGTAA
- a CDS encoding tRNA (adenine-N1)-methyltransferase — MEQSFDTKRVIIGPEGFKKVVDISVPKRVNLPTGYIETDKIAQISPGGSFFANDVEYYVFPCDIFDYVMHFLKRHTQIVYPKDGAYILMRLDIHPGKRVGEAGTGSGAFTIYLSMAVGPEGKVYTYEQREEFYKMAVKNIKNFSKFDNVVMHNKSIVEGIEEKDLDAFFLDIREPEEAISAVREALKPAGHLGILVPTTNQVAETLTALQAHRFYVSEVVEIMMRQYKPVPERLRPDDRMIGHTAYMIFARKIL; from the coding sequence ATGGAGCAATCATTTGATACAAAGAGAGTAATCATTGGTCCAGAAGGGTTTAAAAAGGTTGTTGATATATCTGTACCAAAGAGAGTTAACCTTCCAACAGGATACATTGAAACAGACAAAATTGCGCAGATTTCACCCGGCGGAAGCTTTTTTGCAAACGATGTTGAATACTATGTTTTTCCGTGCGACATATTTGACTATGTTATGCACTTTTTGAAGAGACACACGCAGATAGTCTATCCAAAAGATGGAGCATATATTCTGATGAGACTTGACATACACCCTGGAAAAAGAGTTGGTGAGGCTGGGACAGGCTCTGGTGCGTTTACGATTTACCTTTCGATGGCTGTTGGTCCGGAAGGGAAAGTGTATACATATGAGCAAAGAGAAGAGTTTTACAAAATGGCTGTGAAGAATATAAAAAATTTTTCAAAGTTTGACAATGTGGTTATGCACAACAAGTCAATAGTAGAAGGAATTGAAGAGAAGGATTTGGATGCATTCTTTTTAGATATCAGAGAGCCTGAAGAAGCAATTAGCGCTGTGAGAGAGGCTTTAAAGCCTGCAGGGCACTTGGGAATACTTGTTCCAACAACAAATCAAGTGGCAGAGACGCTCACAGCCTTGCAAGCGCACAGATTTTATGTCTCCGAAGTTGTTGAAATTATGATGCGCCAGTACAAGCCTGTGCCTGAGCGCCTTAGACCTGACGATAGAATGATAGGGCATACTGCTTATATGATTTTTGCAAGGAAGATTTTGTGA
- a CDS encoding heavy metal translocating P-type ATPase encodes MLKKKVLHVKKTLSITGMTCSSCARAIEKSVSKLEGVSSASVNFATEKLIVEFDENKASIEMIREAVERAGYGVLDDEEATIREVTIPISGMTCASCARAIEKSISKLNGIKEVSVNLASEKAKVVYDSSKLRLSEIKNAIIKAGYTPLEIEKTYYGDLHQERKQKEINNLFRRFVIASIFAVPLLLIAMAHLVGLPLPEIILPEKHPLNFALVQAILAIPIVIAGYKFYTVGFSRLFKFHPNMDSLIAVGTGAAFLYGLFAIYQIAIGHYQYVKELYFETAGVIIALVLLGKYLETVSKGKASEAIKKLMGLAPKTAVVIQGDNEIVIPIEEVEVGDILLVKPGEKIPVDGEVIEGRSFVDESMLTGESIPVEKTPGSKVIGATINKNGTLKIKATKVGKDTVIAQIIKLVEDAQSSKAPIARLADVISGYFVPVVILIAVISATAWYFAGSSFIFALRIFITVLVIACPCALGLATPTAIMVSTGKGAEHGILIKSGDALETLHKITMVVFDKTGTITEGKPKVTDIIPANGWERKRLLQIVASAERFSEHPLGEAIALAAKEKNLKLFDVSQFEAISGHGIEAVVDGQTVLVGNEKLMKDKGIEIDFLLDVEKLSQQAKTPMFIALNGKFAGIIAVSDVIKPNAKRAIELLHSMGIEVAMITGDNSKTAKAIAKQVGIDRVLAEVLPQDKANEVKKLQGEGKKVAMVGDGINDAPALAQADVGIAIGSGTDVAIESADVVLMKSDILDVVNAILLSKKTIQNIKQNLFWAFFYNTLGIPIAAGVLHIFGGPLLNPIIAALAMAFSSVSVVSNALRLKRFKPVN; translated from the coding sequence ATGCTAAAAAAGAAGGTGTTACATGTGAAAAAAACTTTGAGTATAACGGGTATGACATGTAGTTCTTGTGCAAGAGCGATTGAAAAAAGTGTTAGCAAATTAGAAGGAGTAAGTAGTGCGTCGGTTAATTTTGCCACTGAGAAACTTATTGTTGAGTTTGATGAGAACAAAGCCAGCATTGAGATGATAAGAGAAGCTGTTGAAAGAGCCGGCTATGGTGTTTTGGATGATGAGGAGGCAACTATCAGGGAAGTAACTATTCCCATTTCAGGCATGACTTGTGCTTCATGTGCAAGAGCAATCGAAAAATCAATTTCAAAGCTAAATGGAATAAAAGAGGTAAGTGTTAACCTTGCAAGTGAAAAAGCAAAAGTTGTGTATGATTCATCTAAGTTGAGACTGTCTGAAATAAAAAATGCGATAATAAAAGCCGGATATACGCCACTTGAGATTGAGAAGACATATTATGGAGATTTGCATCAAGAACGAAAACAAAAAGAGATAAATAATCTTTTTAGAAGGTTTGTCATTGCAAGCATATTTGCAGTTCCACTTTTATTGATTGCTATGGCACATTTAGTGGGACTTCCGCTGCCAGAGATAATTTTGCCTGAAAAACATCCTTTGAATTTTGCGCTTGTACAAGCAATATTGGCAATTCCAATTGTCATTGCAGGGTATAAGTTCTACACGGTAGGCTTTAGCAGGCTTTTCAAGTTTCACCCAAACATGGACTCATTAATTGCAGTTGGGACAGGAGCTGCTTTTCTTTATGGTCTTTTTGCTATATACCAAATTGCAATTGGTCACTACCAGTATGTAAAAGAACTGTATTTTGAGACTGCAGGTGTAATTATAGCCCTTGTTTTACTGGGCAAATACTTAGAAACAGTTTCCAAAGGCAAAGCCTCGGAAGCCATAAAAAAATTAATGGGACTTGCCCCAAAAACTGCGGTAGTTATTCAAGGTGATAATGAAATAGTCATTCCAATAGAAGAAGTTGAAGTAGGCGATATACTCTTAGTAAAGCCCGGGGAAAAGATTCCCGTTGATGGAGAAGTAATTGAAGGTAGAAGCTTTGTTGATGAATCAATGCTGACAGGTGAAAGCATCCCTGTTGAAAAAACACCTGGAAGCAAGGTTATTGGGGCTACAATAAACAAAAATGGCACGCTAAAGATAAAAGCTACAAAGGTCGGCAAGGATACAGTCATAGCACAGATTATAAAACTGGTTGAGGATGCTCAAAGCTCTAAAGCACCAATTGCAAGGTTGGCAGATGTAATCTCAGGGTATTTTGTACCAGTTGTCATTCTCATTGCTGTAATTTCAGCGACTGCATGGTACTTTGCTGGCAGTTCATTTATTTTTGCTTTGAGAATATTTATTACCGTCTTAGTTATCGCATGCCCGTGCGCTTTGGGTCTTGCAACACCCACTGCTATTATGGTCTCAACAGGAAAAGGCGCAGAACATGGAATTTTGATAAAAAGTGGTGACGCATTAGAAACCTTGCACAAAATCACAATGGTTGTATTCGACAAAACGGGAACAATCACTGAAGGTAAGCCAAAAGTAACTGACATAATTCCAGCAAATGGGTGGGAAAGAAAAAGGCTGTTGCAGATAGTGGCGTCGGCAGAAAGGTTCTCTGAACATCCTTTAGGTGAAGCAATAGCCTTGGCAGCAAAGGAAAAGAATCTGAAACTTTTTGACGTAAGTCAGTTTGAAGCAATTTCAGGGCATGGAATAGAGGCAGTGGTAGATGGACAAACAGTTCTTGTTGGTAATGAAAAACTTATGAAAGATAAAGGGATTGAGATAGATTTCTTACTTGATGTAGAAAAGCTTTCACAGCAGGCAAAGACGCCTATGTTTATAGCGCTGAATGGAAAGTTTGCTGGAATCATAGCAGTATCAGACGTGATAAAGCCAAATGCTAAACGGGCAATAGAACTTTTGCATAGCATGGGTATTGAGGTAGCAATGATAACAGGTGATAATAGCAAAACAGCAAAAGCAATTGCAAAACAGGTTGGAATAGATAGGGTTTTAGCGGAAGTCTTGCCACAGGATAAGGCAAATGAAGTAAAAAAACTTCAGGGAGAAGGTAAAAAGGTTGCGATGGTGGGCGATGGTATCAACGACGCACCAGCTTTAGCTCAAGCTGACGTGGGTATAGCAATTGGGTCTGGAACAGATGTTGCAATCGAGTCTGCTGATGTGGTTCTTATGAAAAGTGATATATTGGACGTTGTAAATGCAATACTGCTTAGCAAAAAAACAATACAGAACATCAAACAGAATCTATTCTGGGCATTTTTCTACAATACATTGGGCATTCCGATTGCAGCAGGAGTTTTGCACATATTTGGTGGACCACTTTTGAATCCGATTATAGCAGCGCTTGCTATGGCGTTTTCTTCAGTCTCTGTGGTTTCAAACGCTCTGAGGTTAAAAAGATTTAAACCTGTAAATTAA
- a CDS encoding Uma2 family endonuclease, whose translation METSFPNKYEYYTYEEFLTLQKEENRFKIEYDNGFIFSMAPAHPNHDRVKNKIATAFINHFGFGGMCEVFTNDIAVVFENQNEIYEFQPDIMVCCNTKLFHGPKYKGNPRLIVEVLSYSTEHPDRTIKLSVYEKFQVPEYWIVDISNECIEVYSNNINGKYCSINKYKKGMTIKVFDDLVLDVDEIFSVIK comes from the coding sequence TTGGAGACAAGCTTCCCCAATAAATATGAGTACTACACATATGAAGAATTTTTGACTCTTCAAAAAGAGGAAAACCGATTTAAAATTGAATACGACAATGGCTTTATCTTTTCTATGGCCCCTGCTCATCCAAACCATGATAGAGTAAAGAACAAAATCGCAACAGCGTTTATTAATCATTTTGGGTTTGGTGGCATGTGTGAAGTTTTCACAAATGATATTGCTGTTGTCTTTGAAAATCAAAATGAAATTTACGAATTTCAGCCAGATATAATGGTATGCTGCAACACTAAACTTTTCCACGGACCTAAATACAAGGGAAATCCCCGCTTGATTGTTGAAGTACTATCATATTCGACAGAACACCCCGACAGAACAATTAAACTGTCTGTGTATGAAAAATTTCAAGTACCTGAGTACTGGATAGTTGACATTTCAAATGAGTGTATAGAAGTTTACAGCAATAATATTAATGGGAAATATTGCTCTATAAATAAATACAAAAAAGGTATGACAATAAAGGTATTTGATGATCTTGTTTTGGATGTTGATGAAATATTTAGCGTGATAAAATAA
- a CDS encoding DUF5320 family protein codes for MPWGFGPGFGAGNAARGFGRGFGGGFGKGLGICKWVLLGSTSYAPNVKDALEFEKQVLEQRLKLIDKLLKYNEQKQE; via the coding sequence ATGCCTTGGGGTTTTGGACCAGGATTTGGCGCAGGTAATGCTGCAAGAGGCTTTGGCAGAGGTTTTGGCGGTGGCTTTGGCAAAGGTCTTGGGATTTGCAAATGGGTTCTCTTAGGTAGCACTTCTTATGCACCAAATGTCAAGGATGCTTTGGAGTTTGAAAAACAAGTTTTAGAGCAAAGACTGAAGCTAATTGATAAGCTTCTAAAATATAATGAACAAAAGCAAGAGTAA
- a CDS encoding DUF134 domain-containing protein: MPRPIRCRKVEFLPRFKYFLPHEGSNDEVLLKVEELEAIRLKDLEGLMQEECAQKMQVSRQTFQLILEEARKKVADALVNGKAIRIEGGNYVFGNCKYTCLNCGKVFESEKCECPECHSSHVVCHRGKGRGHCFRHNGG; the protein is encoded by the coding sequence TTGCCACGACCAATAAGATGCAGAAAAGTTGAATTTCTGCCAAGATTTAAATATTTTTTACCACATGAGGGTTCAAACGATGAGGTTTTGCTGAAGGTTGAAGAGCTTGAAGCAATAAGACTTAAAGACTTAGAAGGGCTCATGCAGGAAGAATGTGCACAAAAAATGCAGGTTTCCCGCCAGACATTTCAGCTCATATTAGAAGAGGCGAGAAAGAAGGTTGCCGATGCGCTTGTCAATGGCAAAGCTATCAGAATTGAAGGTGGGAACTACGTTTTTGGAAATTGCAAGTATACTTGCTTAAATTGTGGAAAAGTTTTTGAATCAGAAAAGTGTGAGTGCCCAGAATGCCACTCTTCTCATGTTGTATGTCACAGAGGAAAAGGAAGAGGACACTGCTTCAGGCACAACGGAGGGTGA